A single Metarhizium brunneum chromosome 5, complete sequence DNA region contains:
- the tyr1_2 gene encoding Tyrosinase encodes MSVHNRLKHLTRKDVEALQPLPSKGSAIPNNRYVIKHEAEDRVIAKNANIHTKTWFKSQPLSTQTIRRIRGVKLFAESRDQGFVSNIAKGNWSWFELAILENESSTNPRKTHTGIELVSVSHKNKLASKEYTWLHGETFDKTRDILKWLEEGNVIAVRLCARFLEWATYARHGHLVIDVGNDEDAVPITPIDWHPAKEIPLRRNVHEWFAEAQEPQASKDAKLELSLFIPAMAKFQRLGLEDQLSYFRIAGIHGSPPNVSWNMGREPIPYDSPDMEEQKDKGQGGNYCPHNKFVFPTWHRAYLMLFEWRVSDLMMEEAKTRSDDLDGWVSAAKRWRLPYWDWARQPSLPGLVSNEKISILDTDGTMKEVANPMYRFQMPGGRRMGDPHYGDYRIDGNGAGPWDLCIGTSRHAVSYYDNNWRQGHSDANKVASALQGPRLLQNTVTIKDGIFRLLTHRYSTQYEHFASTKHEPEDEVEAKGYLSLESIHNSVHDYIGGSDLVRGCGHMSSVPVAAFDPVFWLHHCNVDRLLYLWQTINPGSWFDASSQLNRTGTSMRVRHDDDALTDLVPFRRSTHDFFDSNGVRVAGRLGYTYDDVKHITDGEGQVVPERRNKYINSLYGPAQPNFRFPNQKDVDPIINVVYNRYAFGGLSYALHFFLGPLERNVPYHQQRHLVGSVHTFSAPLTNYQGSTGCSNCREQASDGILSRAQIPLTRSVPVEHRGTHEEAMDHFREKLQWVVVLNTGAKVPSDAVKDLCVTLLLGANQLEGGLEGVPRFGEYEAKEFDWDSAEL; translated from the exons ATGAGTGTCCATAATCGCCTTAAGCATCTCACCAGAAAAGACGTCGAGGCCCTCCAGCCCTTGCCATCTAAAGGCTCGGCTATTCCCAACAACCGTTACGTGATCAAGCATGAGGCCGAGGATAGAGTTATAGCAAAAAACGCGAATATACATACCAAGACCTGGTTCAAGTCGCAG CCACTCAGCACCCAGACAATTCGTAGGATCCGCGGGGTCAAACTTTTCGCCGAGTCGCGCGATCAAGGCTTCGTCAGCAATATTGCAAAAGGCAATTGGTCCTGGTTTGAGCTGGCCATCCTTGAGAACGAATCGTCGACAAATCCCAGAAAGACTCACACCGGCATCGAGCTTGTCTCCGTGAGCCACAAAAATAAACTCGCTTCCAAAGAGTACACCTGGCTACATGGCGAGACGTTTGACAAGACGCGTGATATCCTCAAGTGGCTCGAG GAGGGCAATGTGATTGCGGTTCGGCTCTGCGCCCGGTTCTTGGAGTGGGCAACGTATGCAAGACATGGGCACCTCGTCATTGACGTCGGGAATGATGAAG ACGCTGTGCCCATCACGCCTATTGACTGGCACCCGGCCAAAGAGATTCCTCTCCGGCGCAACGTCCACGAGTGGTTCGCGGAGGCGCAGGAGCCCCAGGCCAGCAAAGACGCAAAACTCGAACTGTCGCTCTTCATTCCAGCAATGGCCAAGTTCCAGCGCCTTGGTCTAGAGGATCAACTCTCCTACTTCCGCATCGCTGGCATCCACGGCTCGCCGCCCAATGTGTCATGGAACATGGGCAGAGAGCCAATCCCATACGACAGTCCGGATATGGAAGAGcagaaggacaagggccaAGGCGGCAACTACTGCCCGCACAACAAGTTTGTGTTTCCCACCTGGCACCGCGCGTACTTGATGTTATTCGAG TGGAGAGTCAGCGACCTCATGatggaagaggccaagaCTCGCAGTGACGATCTTGACGGATGGGTTTCGGCTGCGAAGCGCTGGCGCTTGCCATACTGGGATTGGGCTCGCCAGCCGAGTCTGCCTGGCCTAGTGAGCAACGAGAAGATCAGCATCTTGGATACCGACGGCACGATGAAGGAGGTTGCGAACCCCATGTACCGATTCCAGATGCCCGGAGGGCGGCGTATGGGTGACCCTCACTATGGCGACTACCGCATCGACGGCAACGGAGCAGGCCCG TGGGATTTATGCATTGGCACCAGCCGCCACGCCGTCAGCTACTACGACAATAATTGGCGCCAGGGGCACTCGGATGCCAACAAGGTGGCGTCGGCGCTCCAGGGACCCCGACTGCTCCAAAATACCGTCACGATCAAGGACGGCATCTTTCGCCTACTGACACATCGCTACTCGACTCAATATGAGCATTTTGCTTCCACCAAGCATGAGCCCGAAGATGAAGTCGAGGCCAAGGGATACCTCTCTCTGGAGTCTATCCATAACAGTGTCCAC GACTACATTGGCGGTAGTGACCTCGTCAGGGGCTGTGGGCACATGAGCTCCGTCCCTGTGGCGGCATTCGACCCCGTCTTCTGGCTGCACCACTGCAACGTCGATCGGCTTCTTTACCTGTGGCAAACCATCAACCCCGGCAGCTGGTTTGACGCTTCGAGCCAGTTGAATCGGACAGGTACCTCGATGCGGGTACGgcatgacgacgacgcgctGACGGACCTCGTGCCCTTTCGCCGTTCCACCCACGACTTCTTCGACTCGAATGGCGTGCGCGTTGCGGGCCGCCTCGGTTATACGTACGACGATGTAAAACATATTACCGATGGCGAGGGACAAGTTGTGCCGGAGAGGCGCAACAAATACATCAACAGCCTGTACGGTCCGGCACAACCCAACTTTCGATTCCCCAACCAAAAGGACGTGGATcccatcatcaacgtcgTCTACAACCG GTATGCCTTTGGCGGCCTGTCGTACGCGCTGCACTTCTTCCTCGGCCCGCTCGAGCGCAACGTCCCGTACCATCAACAGCGCCATCTCGTGGGCAGCGTCCACACATTCTCTGCGCCCCTGACCAACTATCAGGGCTCGACGGGCTGCTCCAACTGCCGGGAGCAGGCGAGCGACGGCATCCTCTCGCGTGCGCAGATCCCGCTCACGCGTTCCGTGCCCGTCGAGCACCGCGGCACGCACGAAGAGGCCATGGACCACTTTAGAGAGAAGCTGCAGTGGGTTGTGGTGCTCAACACGGGGGCCAAGGTCCCCAGTGATGCGGTCAAGGACTTGTGCGTTACGCTGCTGCTTGGGGCCAACCAGCTGGAGGGTGGCCTGGAGGGAGTGCCGAGATTTGGCGAGtacgaggccaaggagttTGACTGGGACAGTGCTGAGCTGTAG